One stretch of Miscanthus floridulus cultivar M001 chromosome 18, ASM1932011v1, whole genome shotgun sequence DNA includes these proteins:
- the LOC136524223 gene encoding uncharacterized protein — protein sequence MVGPLKKGLGGFTHLLVVVDKFTKWIEAKPITNIRLEETVKFFLDINYRFGVPNCIITYHGTNFTGKKFLDFYDGYNIRIDWALIVHPHTNGQVEWANGMVLQGLKPRIFDQLNKYVGRWVAKVPVILWSLRMTLNRSIGFTPFFLAYGAEAELPSDLNHGAPRVKAFDLDQAMEA from the coding sequence atggtaggacccctcaaaaagggcctaggtggcttcacccacctactcgtagtggtggacaaattcaccaagtggatagaggcgaagcccatcaccaacattcgcttGGAAGAgacagtcaaattcttccttgacatcaactatcgttttggtgttcctaactgtatcatcacttaccacggaactaacttcactgggaagaagttcctggacttctatgatggatacaacatcaggatcgactgggccttgaTCGTACATCCacatactaatggtcaggtcgaatgggccaatggcatggtcctccaaggacttaagccacgcatctttgacCAACTCAATAAGTATGTTGGGCGATGGGTTGCaaaggtcccagtgatcctctggagcctaagaatgaccctgaaccgatccataggattcacacctttcttcctggcctatggagctgaagcggagctgccctccgacctcaaccatggtgccccaagagtgaaggccttcgacctaGACCAAGCCATGGAGGCTTAG